The genomic stretch CGCCCAACGAGCGCGACCGCGGCGGCGAAGACGACGGTGTAGTAGAGACAGAAGAGATAGACCTCGTTCCCGTAGCGCTCTGCGCGGTCCGGATCGCGCGCGCCGATCTGATTCCCGACGAGAATCGTCGCGGCCATCGTGAGCCCCCAAAGCGGCATGAACGAGAACGAGAGGATTTGGATCGTGATCTGGCTCGCCGCGAGGCTCGCCGCGCCCGCGCGCCCGATGAGCGCGCTGAAAACGGTGAACCCGAGCATGTCGATGAAATCGCCGATGCTGGCCGGAAAACCGACGCGCGTCATGTCCCGGATTTTGGCGAGCGAGGGGACGCGCGGGAGATGAACGCGGTAGCGGGCTCGGAACCGGCCCGGTGAAAAGAAGCAGACGAGCAGGATCGCGGCGTTCGTGAAGACCGCGAGGCTCGTCGCGATCGCCGCTCCGCCGATCCCCATCGGCTCGACCGCGAACCGAAGCTCCCCTCCGATCGAGACTCCGCGGAATCCGAAAATGAGAAAGTAGTCGAGCACGACGTTGAGAAGGTTCGCCGCGATCCCGCTGATCATCGGGGTCTTCACATCCTTGCGTCCGTTGAAGAACCCCGTGAGGCACATCACGAGCTGCGTGCCGACCGCTGAATAGGTCCGGATTCGAATGTACACATACGAAGCTTCCTGGATCTCGGACGAGTTTCCGGTCCATCCGAGGACGATCCGGCTCCACCCGCCCGCGAGCATGAGAAGGAACCCGGTCGCGAGCGCGATGTAGATTCCCTGCCACGTGTAGTCGCCGACTGCGGGGTCGTCTCCGCGGCCGTTCGCTTGCGCGACGAAGGTCGACGTAACGCGCGAGAGCGCGTTGAAGACCGTGTACATCGTCCAGGTGATCATGCCGCCGAGGCCGGCCGCGCCGAGCGCGAGGCTGGAGACGTGCCCGAGAAACGCCGCGTCCACCGTCCACATGAGCGTATGAGAGAGCATCGTGAGGACGGTCGGCGTCGCGAGGGAGAGAATCTCCCGCCCGTGCCGAATCCCGATTCTTTCCGCCAGGCGCATCGTTCCGTCCTCGAGTGCGGGCGAACGCGCCCCCCCGCGGGGCGCACGCGAAGGCCCCTCGGAAGCGGAGGGGCCGCGCCGAGCATTCTACACGAGGAGCGGCCGGAAGCGGGCGAGCGAATCGTCATCTGGAAGGCGCGATGCCTTCGCCGTATAATGCCGCGATGGCGCGGACGCTCCGCGCCGCGCGATCCTGCGGCTGGAAGGGACGGGCGGACCCGCGAGCCGTTCATCCGCGCCGAAGAGGAACCGAAGCGCCTCTCCGAAAAGGAAGAAGACGAATGCGCACATACGATCCGACCTGGAACCTCGACTCCCTCTACCGGGGTGGCAGCCGTTCGCCCGAGTTCCGGAGCCATCTCGACGCGTGCGACGCGGCGCTCGACGCGTGCGGCCCCTCTCTCTCCGAGCTCCCGAAACGCCCCGGCCCGGAGTGGGCGCGGGCGATCCTGGGCCTGCAGGACGTCGGCGCGTGCATTTGGGACGCCAACAGCTTCGTCGAGTGCCTCGAGGCCCAGGACGTTTCCGACGCGCTCGCGGGACAGCTCGCCGGCCGCGTGCAGACGATGAACGCGCGTCGCGCGATGCTTCTCACCGAGATGGAGAGCCGTCTTCTCGCGGCGACCGAGGAGGAATGGAAGGAGTTGCTCTCGCGCCCCGATCTCTCCGCGATTGCTTTCACTCTGAATGAACTTCGGGAGATCGCCCGCCTCAAGATGCCGCCGGAAAAGGAGCGGCTCGTCGAGGAGCTCTCCGTCGACGGCTACCACGCTTGGGGGCGGATGTACGAGAAGATCGCGGGGAGCCGGCGCGTCGAGTTCGAGGAAGAGGGAAAGAAGCTCGCCCTCTCGATGGGACAGGTTCACAACCGCCTCGAGAACCCCGACCGCGACGTTCGGAAGAGGGCGTTCGAAAAGATGGAGTCTGCCTGGAGCGAGGTTGCCGAGCTCGCGGCGATCGCGCTGAACAGCCAGGCGGGCTATCGGCTCAGCCTCTACAAGAACCGCGGCTGGGAGTCGGTGCTCGCGGAACCGCTCCGGATCAACCGGATCAAGCGGGAGACCCTCGAGGCAATGTGGAGCGCCGTGGCGGACGAGAGCGCGCGCCTCGTCCCTTACATGAAGGAAAAAGCGCGCCTCCTTGGAATCGAGCGCCTCGCCTGGTACGACCTCGCCGCGCCGGTCGGATCCTCCGACCGGAAGTTCACCTACGGCGAGGCGGCCGAGTTCATCCTCGAGCAGTTCGGCCGCTTCAGCGAGGATCTTCGCGACTTCGCACGCGGCGCGCTCGAGAAGCGATGGATCGAGGCGGAAGACCGGGCGGGGAAGCGCGCGGGGGGATTCTGCACCGATTTCCCCTTGAAGGGAGAGACCCGCATCTTCATGACCTTCGGCGGTTCTTTCGGAAGCGTCTCCACGCTCGGACACGAGCTCGGACACGCGTACCATAGTTGGATCGTCAAGGATCTCCCCTTCTGGGCGACGCAGTACCCGATGACCCTCGCCGAGACTGCGAGCACGTTCTCCGAGATGATCCTCTCGGACGCCGCGCTCGAGGCGGCCTCCTCCGACCGGGAGCGGCTCGCCCTTCTCCGCATCCAGGCGGATGACGCGGTCACGATGATGATGAACCTCCGGGCGCGCTTCCTTTTCGAGACGTCGTTCTTCGACGCGAGGCGGACGAAGAGCCTCACGGTCGAGGAGCTGAACGCCGAGATGAGAAAGGCCGAGGAGACCGCATACCGCGGCGCTCTCGATCCGAACGGGTACCATCCGCTCTTCTGGGCGTCGAAGCTTCACTTCTACATCACGGGCACGCCTTTCTACAACTTCCCCTACGTGTTCGGGTACCTCTTCAGCAACGGGATCTATGCACGCGCGGTCCTGGAGGGTCCGTCGTTCGCGCGGAAGTACGCGGCGCTTCTCCGCGAGACCGGAAGGGGGACCTGCGAGGAAGTGGCGAGGAAGCACCTCGGCGTCGATCTCGCGAAGCCGGAGTTCTGGAAGAGCGCGACGGACCGCGCGGTCGAAAAGGCGGACCGGTTCGTCGCGCTCGCGGGCCGGGTGTAGCCCCGCGCCCCGGTTTTTCTATATTGAGAAGCGGAGCCGGCCGGAAGGCGCGGGAACGCCCGGGAGAACCTCTTTTGCCGGGGAGGTGCGTCACGCATGAAGAAGAAGAAGCCGATGGGGGAGTTCCGGGCCTACCGGACCGAGATGAACGAGCGTATCCTCGCCGAGGGGATGAAAGAGCTCAACCGGTTCTTCGCCCTCGACACGGGGGCCTACCGGGAGGGGGAAATCCCGGTCGTTTGGAAAGAGCTGATGGGGCTCGTCGGATCGATGGTCCTCCGGTGCGATGACTGCATCTGTTATCACATCGACCGGAGCGTCGCCGAGGGGGCGACCCGCCGGCAGGTGCTCGAGGCGATGAACATCGCGCTCGTGATCGGAGGATCGATCGTCATCCCGCATCTTCGGAGGGCGTTCGAAACGCTCGACGAGCTCCTCCCCGAGGAGAAGCCGGGCGGGTGATATCGCGGAGAGATCGATGATTCGTGTCGGAAATTATGAGATCGTTTCGGTCGCGGCCGGGCACGACCGCCTCGACGGAGGCGCGATGTTCGGGGTCGTGCCGAAGATCCTCTGGGAGAAGACTGAGGACGTCGATGAGAAGAACCGGATGCGGATGGCGCTACGCGTGCTCGTCGCGCGGGACCGCGCGGCGGGACGGCTCATCCTCACCGACGCGGCGGCCGGATCGCGATGGGAGAAGGAAGAAGCGGAACGCTTCGGGATCGAGGATGACCCGGGGGCGCTCGACCGCGCGATTTCCGCGTTCGGATGCGCTCCCGAGGACGTCACCGACGTCATCCTCACTCACCTCCACTTCGACCACTGCGGCGGCGCCGTTCTCGCGGACACCGAAGCGAACGACGAAACGCGCCCCCGCTTTCCAAACGCGACCCTCTGGGTTCACGCGCTCCAATGGAAGCACGCCGCGAGCCCGTCGGTGAAGGACCGCGCTTCTTATCGCGCCCGAGACATCCGCGGAATCGAGAGCACCGGGAAGCTTCGGGTTCTCGATGGGGACCCGCCTCCATCCCCGTTCCCCGGGATTCGCTTCTTCGTCTCGAACGGGCATACGCCGGGACAGCTCCTCCCTCTCTTCGAGGACGACCGCCCGCTTCTCTTCGCCTCGGACATGATCCCGACAGCCGCTCATCTTCCTCTTCCTTGGGTGATGGCGTACGACCTTCACCCGATGACCACGATCGAGGAGAAGGAGCGCGTGTTCGCGATGTGCCGCGACCGAGGGCTTCGGATCGCGTTCTGCCACGACCTTCGCGCGGGCGCCGTCTCGGTTGCGATCGAGAAAGGGAAACCGCGCGTCGCGGAAGTCCTCGACACGGACCCGCCGCGCGCGTTTGTTGAATCATAAAGCGCCTTGCGCGACCCCTAGGTCGCGCGCCGAATCCGCGGGAGATCTTCGGCCCGGAGGGTTCCCATGCCGGACAAACTCGACCGAACGTTCAAGCATCACCTCTACGATATCGATCCCGAAGAGACCAACGAGTGGATCGAGTCGCTCGACCGCGTCCTCGAGAAGGACGGGCCGAACCGCGCGCGCTTTCTCCTCCGCAAAATCCTGAAGCGGGCGCGCATGCAGGATCTCGGCCTCGAGCTCGTCCGCACCCCGTACTTCAACACGATCCCTCCCGAGCTCGAGCCGGAGTTCCCCGGCGACGAGGCGATGGAGAAGAGAATCCGGCGCATCGTCCGATGGAACGCGATGGCGATGGTGAGCCGCGCGAACTCCCGGTTCGCGGGCCTCGGCGGCCATCTCTCGACCTACGCGTCGGCCGCCTCGCTCTACGAGGTCGGGTTCAACCACTTCTTCCGCGGGAAGAGGGGAAACGACCCCGGCGACCAGATCTACTTCCAGGGGCACGCGGCGCCCGGCATCTACGCGCGCGCGTTCCTGGAGGGAAGGATCACCGAGGAGCAGCTCGAGCATTTCCGGCGCGAGACCGGGGGGAAGGGTCTTCCGTCGTACTGTCATCCGCGCCGGCTTCCCGACTTCTGGGAGTTCCCGACGGTGAGCATGGGGCTCGGCCCTTTGAACGCGGTCTACCAAGCGCGTTTCAACCGATATCTTCACGCCCGCGGCCTCGCGGACACGTCCGCGTGCCGCGTTTGGTGCTTCACGGGAGACGGTGAGATGGACGAGCCGGAGGCGATCGCCCCGCTCCGCATCGCCGCGAACGAGAAGCTCGACAACCTGATCGTCGTCGTGAACTGCAACCTCCAGCGCCTCGACGGCCCGGTGCGCGGAAACGGAAAGATCATCCAGGAGCTCGAGTCGGTCTTTCGCGGGTCCGGGTGGAACGTGATCAAGGTGGTGTTGGGACGCGAGTGGGACGATCTTCTCCGCAGAGACGCGCACGGCGTTCTGATCGAGCGCCTGGACACGGTCGTCGACGGATGGTTCCAGCGCTACAGCGTCGAGGACCCTTCCTTCACGCGCGAGCATTTCTTCGGCGCGGACGAGCGGCTTCGCGCGCTCGTCGCCTCGCTCAGCGACGACGACATCTGGCATCTCCGGCGCGGAGGGCACGACTGCCGGAAGGTGTACGCGGCCTACCGGACGGCGGTCGAGCACGAGGGAGAACCGAC from Candidatus Eisenbacteria bacterium encodes the following:
- a CDS encoding MATE family efflux transporter encodes the protein MRLAERIGIRHGREILSLATPTVLTMLSHTLMWTVDAAFLGHVSSLALGAAGLGGMITWTMYTVFNALSRVTSTFVAQANGRGDDPAVGDYTWQGIYIALATGFLLMLAGGWSRIVLGWTGNSSEIQEASYVYIRIRTYSAVGTQLVMCLTGFFNGRKDVKTPMISGIAANLLNVVLDYFLIFGFRGVSIGGELRFAVEPMGIGGAAIATSLAVFTNAAILLVCFFSPGRFRARYRVHLPRVPSLAKIRDMTRVGFPASIGDFIDMLGFTVFSALIGRAGAASLAASQITIQILSFSFMPLWGLTMAATILVGNQIGARDPDRAERYGNEVYLFCLYYTVVFAAAVALVGREVFGFFTADPEVLAMAGGLALAAAVFQIFDGLRMIGLGILQGAGDTRFPMVFAFVVLLLFFVPVTYYMVEARGGGVLDAWIAGCASYLLMAAGTFYRYRSGRWRAMRIFSDDRAVDRRG
- a CDS encoding M3 family oligoendopeptidase, with translation MRTYDPTWNLDSLYRGGSRSPEFRSHLDACDAALDACGPSLSELPKRPGPEWARAILGLQDVGACIWDANSFVECLEAQDVSDALAGQLAGRVQTMNARRAMLLTEMESRLLAATEEEWKELLSRPDLSAIAFTLNELREIARLKMPPEKERLVEELSVDGYHAWGRMYEKIAGSRRVEFEEEGKKLALSMGQVHNRLENPDRDVRKRAFEKMESAWSEVAELAAIALNSQAGYRLSLYKNRGWESVLAEPLRINRIKRETLEAMWSAVADESARLVPYMKEKARLLGIERLAWYDLAAPVGSSDRKFTYGEAAEFILEQFGRFSEDLRDFARGALEKRWIEAEDRAGKRAGGFCTDFPLKGETRIFMTFGGSFGSVSTLGHELGHAYHSWIVKDLPFWATQYPMTLAETASTFSEMILSDAALEAASSDRERLALLRIQADDAVTMMMNLRARFLFETSFFDARRTKSLTVEELNAEMRKAEETAYRGALDPNGYHPLFWASKLHFYITGTPFYNFPYVFGYLFSNGIYARAVLEGPSFARKYAALLRETGRGTCEEVARKHLGVDLAKPEFWKSATDRAVEKADRFVALAGRV
- a CDS encoding carboxymuconolactone decarboxylase family protein, giving the protein MGEFRAYRTEMNERILAEGMKELNRFFALDTGAYREGEIPVVWKELMGLVGSMVLRCDDCICYHIDRSVAEGATRRQVLEAMNIALVIGGSIVIPHLRRAFETLDELLPEEKPGG
- a CDS encoding MBL fold metallo-hydrolase, encoding MIRVGNYEIVSVAAGHDRLDGGAMFGVVPKILWEKTEDVDEKNRMRMALRVLVARDRAAGRLILTDAAAGSRWEKEEAERFGIEDDPGALDRAISAFGCAPEDVTDVILTHLHFDHCGGAVLADTEANDETRPRFPNATLWVHALQWKHAASPSVKDRASYRARDIRGIESTGKLRVLDGDPPPSPFPGIRFFVSNGHTPGQLLPLFEDDRPLLFASDMIPTAAHLPLPWVMAYDLHPMTTIEEKERVFAMCRDRGLRIAFCHDLRAGAVSVAIEKGKPRVAEVLDTDPPRAFVES